A single Deinococcus sp. Leaf326 DNA region contains:
- a CDS encoding S9 family peptidase produces MSVRTRSATLLLSLCTGLLAGCSQVAAPPETRAQDTRTFKAAVPTQTALAGAQLYQGTYAGIQGPASYLIEVPDNWNGALVMYAHGYAGTGENLSVSAPPIRSYLVAQGYAWAASSYSANYYDVRAGVEDTNALALAFGTLTGGKYAAPGKYLIMGVSMGGHVAGAAVEKETLAQGRSKVNYAAALPLCGVMDQDFEFQWLGDYTLAAAQLAGLGPQRYPQSDYQALLPDIKAALFSDTSSALWQENAVQGTRLRELARRLTGGDRPVFELGFRTAGTQNAVFGTGGSDGTINGILTKNLYGNVDRTYRWTDAATPTAAETSFNASVLRVGADADPNPARTDGLRWLPRVQGDFGVPVLTMHTLGDFYVPFAHQQRYRRAAEARGNGGRLVQRAIRAAGHCEFTGAELVQAFSDLVTWEKTGQKPEGDDVLTPATVADPNYGCRFTRGVRTGVAACPATP; encoded by the coding sequence ATGTCGGTCCGAACCCGCTCTGCCACGCTGCTGCTGTCCCTGTGTACCGGCCTGCTCGCCGGGTGCTCCCAGGTGGCGGCCCCCCCCGAGACCCGCGCCCAGGACACGCGCACCTTCAAGGCCGCCGTGCCCACCCAGACCGCGTTGGCCGGCGCGCAGCTGTACCAGGGCACCTACGCGGGCATCCAGGGACCAGCGAGCTACCTCATCGAGGTGCCGGACAACTGGAACGGCGCGCTGGTCATGTACGCGCACGGCTACGCGGGCACGGGCGAGAACCTGAGCGTGTCGGCGCCGCCCATCCGGAGCTACCTGGTGGCGCAGGGCTACGCCTGGGCCGCGAGCAGCTACTCGGCCAACTACTACGACGTGCGCGCCGGGGTCGAGGACACGAACGCCCTGGCCCTGGCCTTCGGCACCCTGACGGGCGGCAAATACGCCGCGCCGGGCAAGTACCTCATCATGGGCGTGTCGATGGGCGGGCACGTCGCGGGGGCCGCTGTCGAGAAGGAAACGCTGGCGCAGGGGCGCAGCAAGGTGAACTACGCCGCCGCGCTGCCCCTGTGCGGCGTGATGGACCAGGACTTCGAGTTCCAGTGGCTGGGCGACTACACCCTGGCCGCCGCGCAGCTTGCCGGACTGGGGCCGCAGCGCTACCCCCAGAGCGACTATCAGGCGCTGCTGCCCGACATCAAGGCGGCGCTGTTCAGCGATACGTCGTCGGCGCTGTGGCAGGAAAACGCCGTACAGGGCACCCGGTTGCGCGAGCTGGCGCGGCGGCTGACCGGCGGCGACCGCCCCGTGTTCGAGCTGGGCTTCCGCACGGCCGGGACCCAGAACGCCGTGTTCGGGACGGGCGGCTCGGACGGAACCATCAACGGCATCCTGACGAAGAACCTGTACGGCAACGTGGACCGCACCTACCGCTGGACCGACGCGGCGACCCCGACCGCCGCCGAGACCTCGTTCAATGCCTCGGTGCTGCGCGTTGGGGCCGACGCCGACCCCAACCCGGCGCGCACCGACGGCCTGCGCTGGCTGCCGCGCGTGCAGGGCGACTTCGGTGTGCCGGTGCTGACCATGCATACGCTGGGCGACTTCTACGTCCCCTTTGCGCATCAGCAGCGCTATCGCCGCGCCGCCGAGGCCAGGGGCAACGGGGGGCGGCTGGTCCAGCGGGCGATCCGCGCCGCGGGACACTGCGAATTCACGGGGGCGGAGCTCGTGCAGGCCTTCAGCGACCTCGTGACCTGGGAAAAGACCGGCCAGAAACCGGAGGGTGACGACGTGCTGACCCCCGCGACTGTAGCCGATCCGAACTACGGCTGCCGGTTCACGCGGGGTGTCCGGACCGGCGTCGCGGCCTGCCCGGCGACGCCCTGA
- the hemL gene encoding glutamate-1-semialdehyde 2,1-aminomutase: MTSLSPTAASEALFARARAVTPGGVNSPVRAFRSVGGTPRFIASARGAYLTDADGQTYIDYIGSWGPMILGHDHPAVREAIAGALGSGTSFGAPNEREVQLAELVTRLTGAERVRFVSSGTEATMSALRLARGFTGRKYILKFRGNYHGHADGLLVEAGSGLMTNAGELGAAAPSSAGVPEEYAALTLVSEYNDPAALDALMAERGHEIAAVIFEPVVGNAGVLIPTPEFLAALHRVKGSGTVLIADEVMTGFRLSLNGATGLLGLSPDLTCWGKIIGGGLPVGAYGGRAEIMDFVSPQGPVYQAGTLSGNPLAMAAGLATLGALEADPGLYARLDAYTGALGEGLIREARAAGVPLSVNRVGSMLTAFFQDVPHGSVCNYADAARSDTRAFAAWFQELLARGVYWAPSQFESIFTGAAHTDTELNATLEAARAAFQTLPGGTL, from the coding sequence ATGACTTCCCTCTCCCCCACCGCCGCGTCGGAAGCGCTGTTCGCCCGCGCCCGCGCGGTGACGCCCGGCGGCGTGAACAGTCCGGTGCGGGCCTTTCGCAGCGTGGGCGGCACGCCCCGGTTCATCGCCTCGGCGCGCGGCGCGTATCTCACCGACGCCGACGGCCAGACCTACATCGACTACATCGGTTCATGGGGCCCGATGATCCTGGGCCACGACCACCCAGCGGTGCGTGAAGCCATCGCCGGGGCACTGGGCAGCGGCACGAGCTTCGGCGCGCCCAACGAGCGCGAGGTGCAACTCGCCGAACTCGTCACGCGCCTGACCGGAGCCGAGCGGGTGCGCTTCGTGAGCAGCGGCACCGAGGCCACCATGAGTGCGCTGCGGCTGGCACGCGGTTTTACCGGCCGCAAGTATATCCTCAAGTTCCGGGGCAACTACCACGGCCACGCCGACGGCCTGCTCGTCGAGGCGGGCAGCGGCCTCATGACGAACGCGGGCGAACTCGGCGCCGCCGCGCCCAGCAGCGCGGGGGTGCCCGAGGAGTACGCGGCCCTGACCCTGGTCAGCGAGTACAACGACCCCGCCGCCCTCGACGCCCTGATGGCCGAGCGCGGCCACGAGATCGCCGCCGTGATCTTCGAGCCGGTCGTGGGCAATGCCGGCGTCCTGATTCCCACCCCCGAATTTCTCGCGGCCCTGCACCGCGTCAAGGGATCGGGCACCGTCCTGATCGCCGACGAGGTCATGACCGGCTTCCGGCTCTCGCTGAACGGCGCGACCGGGCTGCTGGGCCTGTCCCCCGACCTGACCTGCTGGGGCAAGATCATCGGCGGGGGGCTGCCGGTCGGGGCCTACGGCGGCCGGGCCGAGATCATGGACTTCGTCTCCCCGCAGGGGCCGGTGTACCAGGCCGGCACCCTGAGCGGCAACCCCCTGGCGATGGCCGCCGGACTGGCGACCCTGGGCGCGCTGGAAGCCGACCCCGGCCTGTATGCCCGGCTCGACGCCTACACGGGGGCGCTGGGCGAGGGCCTGATCCGTGAGGCGCGCGCGGCCGGCGTCCCCCTGAGCGTCAACCGGGTCGGGTCGATGCTCACGGCCTTCTTTCAGGACGTGCCTCACGGCTCGGTGTGTAACTACGCCGACGCGGCGCGCAGCGACACGCGGGCCTTCGCGGCGTGGTTCCAGGAGTTGCTCGCACGCGGCGTGTACTGGGCGCCCTCGCAGTTCGAGAGCATCTTCACTGGCGCGGCCCACACCGACACCGAACTGAACGCCACGCTGGAGGCGGCCCGCGCGGCCTTCCAGACCCTGCCGGGAGGAACGCTGTGA
- a CDS encoding CoA-binding protein has translation MTQLNSLQDVSRILRDHKVIAVVGFHPDPMKPAHYVPEYMYRQGYTIIPVNPALAARGESFFGSRAVSTLAEIPGPVDVVEVFRRSDKVGVHLADMLAMKPLPKVVWLQQGIRNEEVAAELLARGVDVVQDRCMLADHRALL, from the coding sequence GTGACGCAATTGAACAGCTTGCAAGACGTGAGCCGCATCCTGCGCGACCACAAGGTCATCGCCGTGGTGGGCTTTCATCCCGACCCTATGAAGCCCGCGCATTACGTTCCCGAATACATGTACCGCCAGGGCTACACCATCATTCCGGTCAATCCGGCGCTGGCGGCGCGCGGCGAGAGCTTTTTCGGCAGCCGGGCCGTCTCGACCCTCGCCGAGATTCCGGGGCCAGTGGACGTGGTCGAGGTCTTCCGGCGCAGTGACAAGGTCGGAGTCCACCTCGCCGACATGCTCGCCATGAAGCCGCTGCCGAAGGTCGTGTGGCTGCAGCAGGGCATCCGCAATGAGGAGGTCGCCGCCGAACTGCTCGCGCGCGGCGTGGATGTGGTGCAGGACCGCTGTATGCTCGCCGACCACCGCGCGCTGCTGTGA
- a CDS encoding shikimate 5-dehydrogenase, with translation MPYKEAVIPLLDELDPSAAAIGSVNTVVNEDGFLRAYNTDYTAIRLLVGEHRLDPAQTVAVRGSGGMGKAVACALRDGGFTRGTLVARNEAAGRALAGRCGWDWQPAPVAADLLVNVTPIGMAGGPEADALAFAPDLVAQARTVFDVVALPAETPLILEARAQGRPVITGLEVVALQALEQFVLYTGVRPSPEQVRDAVAYARN, from the coding sequence ATGCCCTACAAGGAAGCCGTGATCCCACTGCTCGACGAGCTGGACCCCTCGGCCGCCGCCATCGGATCGGTCAACACCGTCGTGAACGAGGACGGCTTCCTGCGCGCCTATAACACCGATTACACGGCAATCCGGCTGCTGGTCGGGGAGCACCGGCTTGACCCGGCCCAGACGGTGGCCGTGCGCGGCAGCGGCGGGATGGGCAAGGCCGTGGCCTGTGCGCTCCGCGACGGGGGCTTCACCCGCGGCACGCTGGTGGCCCGCAACGAGGCGGCGGGCCGGGCGCTGGCCGGGCGCTGCGGCTGGGACTGGCAACCTGCGCCCGTGGCCGCTGATCTCCTCGTCAACGTGACGCCCATCGGTATGGCGGGCGGCCCGGAGGCGGACGCCCTGGCCTTCGCGCCCGACCTCGTCGCCCAGGCCCGCACGGTGTTCGACGTGGTGGCCCTCCCTGCCGAGACCCCACTGATCCTGGAGGCCCGCGCGCAGGGCCGCCCCGTCATCACCGGACTGGAGGTCGTGGCCCTGCAGGCCCTCGAACAGTTCGTGCTGTATACCGGCGTGCGCCCCAGCCCCGAACAGGTGCGCGACGCGGTAGCCTACGCCCGGAACTGA
- a CDS encoding ScpA family protein: MVQLPVFRGTLSELASALRAGRLSPGEVPLLRLTREVLAWAAQVGGGDVSALARRWPELLPTLAGVIALKARLLLPPPNAEPALPGEDSWDEGAAQDLAGGVEALAELDRLVGFLAARRREREGLIPGRAAPVDLPRREARRTPGRSLARLVQAAQNAVRQVEVPLLSRERLTLADALRSLVAFGERLRHFTFRGVPAQGWGERTTYFSALLEGVKEGQFQAEQTDSYGEIRIVATRPEAEGSGPLA; the protein is encoded by the coding sequence GTGGTTCAGCTCCCGGTGTTCCGGGGCACGCTGAGCGAACTCGCCTCGGCGCTGCGCGCAGGGCGTCTGTCCCCCGGTGAGGTGCCGCTGCTGCGCCTGACCCGCGAGGTGCTGGCCTGGGCAGCGCAGGTGGGCGGCGGGGACGTGTCGGCCCTGGCCCGCCGCTGGCCCGAGCTGCTGCCCACTCTGGCGGGCGTGATCGCCCTGAAGGCCAGGCTGCTGCTGCCCCCTCCCAACGCCGAACCAGCGCTGCCCGGCGAGGACTCCTGGGACGAGGGCGCCGCGCAGGACCTGGCCGGCGGGGTCGAGGCGCTGGCCGAACTCGACCGGCTGGTGGGTTTTCTGGCCGCCCGGCGCCGCGAGCGCGAGGGCCTGATTCCGGGCCGGGCCGCGCCGGTTGACCTGCCCCGCCGCGAGGCGCGGCGCACGCCCGGCCGCAGTCTGGCGCGGCTGGTGCAGGCGGCCCAGAACGCAGTGCGGCAGGTCGAGGTCCCCCTGCTGTCACGCGAGCGGCTGACTCTCGCCGACGCCCTGCGTTCGCTCGTGGCCTTTGGCGAGCGGCTGCGGCACTTCACCTTCCGCGGCGTTCCGGCCCAGGGCTGGGGTGAGCGCACGACCTACTTTTCCGCGCTGCTGGAGGGGGTCAAGGAGGGCCAGTTCCAGGCCGAGCAGACGGACAGCTACGGCGAAATCCGGATCGTGGCGACCCGGCCGGAAGCGGAGGGCTCCGGCCCCCTGGCCTGA
- a CDS encoding peptidylprolyl isomerase: MKRKPLVNGLLIVLALLLVVGMAYQFVPSLSGGGAGGLFGRQTGTPALRVDGATVTVEELEAARRSNPVLASTDTGLLGDDFKTYVVSQSVRRALYTQAASDINVSRQDVDAEVKKFREARSLTDNKAWTDALQGAGLTDAAYRTQVRDQLAVQRKVESLQKDVPAATTAEAQTYYDLNQSQYQSDARIVGRQIVVADRAKADALLTQARAQGADFAALASANSTEFKDRGGALGPVENGSPRPVAQVALPTEVGAAAFALQSGGVTDVIPSGGKFYIVKVERYLAPATRPFSEVSAQVQATVTQQKKDAVVEKWLDGLQKDAKIEYVDPAWKVENPTVATVSGQNIPYADVVEQVVNNQQIAQIFQQLPAEQVAGLVNTGLKPQIVQQLISGYAAPAIAEKLKLDLVGTRQEIASALSAYGARDVKVADSDVQAFYRQNVAQFETPGSATVDEASFATHTQAEAFRTDWDGQGEFVAAATRAGGTVSERGAVTSGDQKLGTELETAVFGPNLRSVGEGSLSPVVPAGQRFSVAYVTDLKRATTQPLSAVRAQIEEQVLASKKSEAGQKFIAEQVAALKPTNRLQTVLDAQAKRVAAAAPKTTTPATGTGTPATGTPATGTPATETPAEGGSTSGSGAATQTPATETPATGTPATETPTTPSTP, from the coding sequence GTGAAACGAAAACCACTCGTGAACGGTCTGTTGATCGTTCTGGCCCTGCTACTCGTGGTGGGGATGGCCTACCAGTTCGTGCCCTCGCTGAGCGGCGGCGGCGCGGGCGGCCTGTTCGGCCGTCAGACCGGCACGCCGGCCCTGCGTGTGGACGGGGCGACCGTGACGGTCGAGGAGCTCGAAGCGGCGCGGCGCAGCAACCCCGTCCTGGCCAGCACCGACACCGGGTTGCTGGGCGACGACTTCAAGACCTATGTGGTCTCGCAGAGCGTGCGCCGCGCGCTGTATACCCAGGCCGCCAGTGACATCAACGTGAGCCGTCAGGACGTGGACGCCGAGGTCAAGAAGTTCCGTGAGGCGCGCAGCCTGACCGACAACAAGGCCTGGACCGACGCCCTGCAGGGCGCGGGTCTGACCGACGCGGCCTACCGGACCCAGGTGCGGGACCAGCTGGCGGTGCAGCGCAAGGTCGAGTCGCTGCAGAAGGACGTGCCCGCCGCCACCACGGCCGAGGCGCAGACCTACTACGACCTCAACCAGAGCCAGTACCAGAGTGACGCCCGCATCGTGGGCCGCCAGATCGTGGTCGCCGACCGTGCCAAGGCCGACGCCCTGCTGACCCAGGCCCGCGCGCAGGGGGCGGACTTCGCTGCTCTGGCGAGCGCCAACAGCACCGAGTTCAAGGACCGGGGCGGTGCCCTGGGCCCAGTCGAGAACGGCAGCCCGCGCCCGGTGGCGCAGGTAGCGCTGCCCACCGAGGTCGGTGCGGCGGCCTTCGCCCTGCAGAGCGGCGGCGTGACCGACGTGATCCCCAGCGGCGGCAAGTTCTACATCGTGAAGGTCGAGCGTTACCTCGCGCCCGCCACCCGGCCCTTCTCGGAAGTGTCGGCGCAGGTGCAGGCCACCGTCACCCAGCAGAAGAAGGACGCCGTGGTCGAGAAGTGGCTCGACGGCCTCCAGAAGGACGCCAAGATCGAGTACGTGGACCCGGCCTGGAAGGTCGAGAACCCCACCGTGGCGACCGTGTCGGGCCAGAACATCCCCTACGCGGACGTTGTCGAGCAGGTCGTCAACAACCAGCAGATCGCGCAGATCTTCCAGCAGCTGCCGGCCGAGCAGGTCGCGGGGCTGGTCAACACCGGCCTCAAGCCCCAGATCGTGCAGCAGCTCATCAGCGGCTACGCGGCCCCGGCCATCGCCGAGAAACTGAAGCTCGATCTGGTGGGCACCCGCCAGGAGATCGCCAGCGCCCTGAGTGCCTATGGCGCGCGTGACGTGAAGGTGGCCGACAGTGACGTGCAGGCGTTCTACCGCCAGAACGTCGCCCAGTTCGAGACTCCGGGCAGCGCCACGGTGGACGAGGCCAGCTTCGCCACCCACACCCAGGCCGAAGCCTTCCGCACCGACTGGGACGGCCAGGGCGAGTTCGTCGCTGCGGCGACCCGTGCAGGCGGCACCGTGAGCGAGCGCGGCGCCGTGACCTCGGGCGACCAGAAGCTCGGCACCGAGCTGGAGACGGCCGTCTTCGGCCCCAACCTGCGCAGCGTGGGCGAGGGCAGCCTCTCGCCGGTCGTGCCGGCCGGCCAGCGCTTCTCGGTCGCCTACGTCACCGACCTCAAGCGGGCCACCACCCAGCCCCTGAGCGCCGTGCGCGCCCAGATCGAGGAGCAGGTGCTGGCGAGCAAGAAGAGTGAAGCGGGCCAGAAGTTCATCGCCGAGCAGGTGGCGGCCCTCAAGCCGACCAACCGCCTCCAGACGGTGCTCGATGCCCAAGCCAAGCGTGTGGCCGCCGCCGCGCCCAAGACCACCACGCCCGCGACCGGTACGGGTACGCCTGCGACGGGCACCCCGGCGACCGGCACGCCCGCCACCGAAACTCCGGCGGAGGGCGGCAGCACCTCCGGCAGCGGCGCGGCCACCCAGACCCCCGCGACTGAGACCCCGGCCACGGGTACGCCCGCGACCGAGACGCCCACGACCCCCAGCACCCCCTGA
- a CDS encoding diguanylate cyclase → MAVDVERNLLWHLRERLRLGLCAAVLLHFLFLAGQSQDGTAQLRAFVALVALLGVVLSSLSLARQKPGRLLAEVVWALPALLLVTLWAARLGQRGASPDELLVWLGVIVLALFVFLGSVLGTAFAAALGLLLTLVLVMWPPTGEAADLWRAAGLALPAVAVLGFSLMRFTEVHLTVYAETSSQLRAARLDALTGTLGRAALEEHLGKTAVYARRSGTPLSIIVTDIDRFKQVNDQHGHGAGDDVLRAFAKRLRRNVGGLGGTVGRWGGEEFLIVLPGVPRTDALALAETLCSEVERSALAGLAVTASFGVAALRGEADSPAALFARADARLYEAKAAGRNTAR, encoded by the coding sequence ATGGCTGTGGATGTTGAGCGGAATCTGCTGTGGCACCTGCGCGAACGCCTCCGTCTGGGGCTGTGTGCCGCCGTGCTGCTGCATTTTCTGTTCCTAGCGGGCCAGTCACAGGACGGCACGGCGCAGCTCCGGGCCTTCGTCGCCCTGGTGGCCCTGCTGGGCGTGGTCCTGAGCTCCCTGAGCCTGGCCCGCCAGAAGCCCGGTCGCCTGCTGGCCGAGGTCGTGTGGGCGCTGCCGGCCCTGCTGCTCGTGACGCTGTGGGCGGCCCGGCTGGGGCAGCGGGGGGCCAGTCCGGACGAACTGCTGGTGTGGCTGGGGGTCATCGTGCTGGCGCTCTTTGTCTTCCTGGGGTCGGTGCTGGGCACGGCCTTCGCGGCGGCGCTGGGGCTGCTGCTCACGCTGGTGCTCGTGATGTGGCCCCCGACCGGCGAAGCGGCGGACCTGTGGCGTGCGGCCGGGCTGGCCCTGCCCGCCGTCGCCGTCCTGGGCTTCAGCCTGATGCGCTTCACCGAGGTGCATCTCACGGTCTATGCCGAGACGAGCAGCCAGTTGCGCGCCGCACGTCTCGACGCCCTGACGGGGACCCTGGGCCGCGCGGCGCTGGAAGAACATCTCGGCAAGACGGCCGTCTATGCCCGGCGCAGCGGCACGCCCCTGAGCATCATCGTGACCGACATCGACCGCTTCAAGCAGGTCAACGATCAGCACGGTCACGGCGCGGGCGACGACGTGCTGCGGGCCTTCGCCAAGCGGCTGCGGCGCAATGTGGGGGGCCTGGGCGGGACGGTGGGGCGCTGGGGCGGCGAGGAATTTCTGATCGTGTTGCCGGGCGTGCCGCGCACCGACGCCCTGGCCCTCGCCGAGACGCTGTGCAGCGAGGTCGAGCGCAGCGCTCTGGCGGGGCTGGCCGTGACCGCGAGTTTCGGGGTGGCGGCCCTGCGCGGCGAGGCCGACTCGCCCGCCGCGCTGTTCGCCCGCGCCGACGCCCGGCTCTACGAGGCCAAGGCTGCCGGGCGCAACACGGCGCGCTGA
- the ndk gene encoding nucleoside-diphosphate kinase, which produces MERTFAMIKPDGVRRGLTPEILARIERKGYRVVGLKQMVISRATAENHYGEHRERPFFGELVSFITGGPVVAIALEGENAIAGWRGMMGATNPANAAPGTIRADFATTTGENVTHGSDSSESAERELGLFFRPEELL; this is translated from the coding sequence ATGGAACGCACTTTTGCCATGATCAAGCCCGACGGCGTCCGCCGCGGCCTGACCCCCGAGATTCTCGCGCGCATCGAGCGCAAGGGCTACCGCGTGGTGGGCCTCAAGCAGATGGTGATCTCGCGCGCGACCGCCGAAAACCACTACGGCGAGCACCGCGAGCGTCCCTTCTTCGGCGAACTGGTGAGCTTCATCACCGGCGGGCCGGTCGTCGCCATCGCCCTGGAAGGCGAGAACGCCATCGCCGGCTGGCGCGGCATGATGGGCGCCACCAACCCGGCCAACGCCGCCCCCGGCACCATCCGTGCCGACTTCGCCACTACCACGGGCGAGAACGTCACCCACGGCAGCGACAGCAGCGAAAGTGCCGAGCGCGAACTGGGTCTGTTCTTCCGTCCGGAGGAACTGCTCTAA
- a CDS encoding glutaredoxin family protein: protein MPEPGPGASPEAGLYLYSRLGCHLCEQAEERLERYGFVYERREVGGDPEWERLYGHDVPVLTDRAGRVLLRGVFGPGRLSEVRLRLRREVAGPGGTGNV, encoded by the coding sequence ATGCCTGAGCCGGGGCCGGGGGCCAGTCCCGAGGCCGGACTGTACCTGTACAGCCGCCTGGGGTGCCACCTGTGCGAACAGGCCGAGGAACGTCTGGAGCGCTACGGCTTCGTATACGAGCGGCGTGAGGTCGGCGGCGACCCCGAGTGGGAGCGCCTGTACGGCCACGACGTACCGGTCCTGACCGACCGCGCCGGCCGGGTGCTGCTGCGCGGCGTGTTTGGTCCCGGCCGGCTGAGCGAGGTGCGGCTGCGGCTGCGGCGTGAGGTGGCGGGACCGGGCGGCACCGGAAACGTCTAG
- a CDS encoding protein kinase — protein sequence MSERTLSAVLAVAGTVLALFLIAVNLGATEGDLLRRLARTQGLLVAVVTLLGGAAFTLGAPQLPRLRTGGLRLLERARPVRVQRTAKPTAPAPRAPTSLTVSDLHFQEYEVLDRVGVGGMGSVYRAQRKNDGKVVALKVPQEKYLADAKFVKRFYREAEVLKRFSHPNIVRVYDYRMQDPEHYIAMEFLDGQSLEALLEERELGFDESVQILRALSDALRHIHMQNVVHRDIKPANVMVTQGALNGGQLRDGGVKLMDFGIAVGKVLTRLTMTGARVGTPIYMAPEQAKGNRVDARSDVYSLGLLAYEMITGQTAFRGSYEAVVHQQVFESPKPPKQVRLDVPGKFSDLVLNMIEKDPAGRPTLDEVIARIDAGVLSDETFDDPVALAISIQERHGTLRLLDLHGKLRLSLRDQSSGEAGLPGAPGAIVGDRQGHLYIALVDLRQGKGGPLIRKLDAQGREVLAFGAYGLAEGELLRPVGLAMIGQELYVLDAESHAVSVFTAQGKFVRRFGGRGSGMGRFGQPAAIAASPAGEVYVLDHGNCEVQRFTAQGEYLSRYAFRLDKGSEGLRPLEGLSVDAAGNVYIVDSVARKLRRVGADGSSGTAFALETLVGEPADATWLLQVSAEGQIYAVRQGGQVLRTYSMAGDLLTSRDMYAPVMAMALLERPRAGSPAHA from the coding sequence ATGTCCGAGCGCACCCTGAGCGCGGTTCTGGCGGTGGCAGGCACCGTACTGGCGTTGTTCCTGATCGCCGTGAACCTGGGCGCCACCGAGGGCGACCTGCTGAGGCGTCTGGCACGGACCCAGGGGCTGCTCGTCGCGGTGGTGACCCTGCTGGGCGGCGCGGCCTTCACGCTCGGAGCGCCGCAGCTGCCCCGGCTGCGGACCGGTGGGTTGCGGCTGCTCGAACGGGCGCGCCCGGTGCGGGTGCAGCGCACCGCCAAGCCCACGGCGCCGGCCCCGCGCGCCCCGACCAGCCTGACGGTCAGTGACCTCCACTTTCAGGAGTACGAGGTGCTCGACCGCGTAGGGGTAGGCGGCATGGGCAGTGTGTACCGCGCCCAGCGCAAGAACGACGGCAAGGTTGTGGCCCTCAAGGTGCCGCAGGAGAAGTACCTCGCCGACGCCAAATTCGTCAAGCGGTTCTACCGCGAGGCGGAGGTGCTCAAACGCTTCAGCCACCCCAACATCGTGCGGGTCTACGACTACCGCATGCAGGACCCCGAGCACTACATCGCCATGGAGTTCCTCGACGGCCAGAGCCTCGAAGCCCTCCTCGAGGAACGCGAACTCGGCTTCGACGAGAGCGTGCAGATTCTGCGGGCGCTGTCCGACGCCCTGCGCCATATCCACATGCAGAACGTGGTGCACCGCGACATCAAGCCGGCCAACGTGATGGTCACGCAGGGCGCCCTGAACGGCGGGCAGCTGCGCGACGGCGGAGTCAAGCTCATGGATTTCGGCATCGCGGTCGGCAAGGTCCTGACCCGCCTGACCATGACTGGCGCGCGGGTGGGCACGCCCATCTACATGGCACCCGAGCAGGCCAAGGGCAACCGCGTAGACGCCCGCAGTGACGTGTACTCGCTGGGCCTGCTGGCGTACGAGATGATCACGGGCCAGACCGCCTTCCGGGGCAGCTACGAGGCGGTCGTGCATCAGCAGGTGTTCGAGTCGCCCAAGCCTCCCAAGCAGGTCCGACTGGACGTGCCGGGCAAGTTCAGCGACCTCGTGCTGAACATGATCGAAAAAGATCCCGCCGGCCGCCCCACCCTCGACGAGGTGATCGCGCGGATCGACGCCGGGGTCCTGAGCGACGAGACCTTCGACGATCCGGTGGCGCTGGCGATCAGTATTCAGGAGCGGCACGGCACGCTGCGGCTGCTCGACCTGCACGGCAAGCTGCGCCTGAGCCTGCGCGACCAGTCGAGCGGCGAGGCTGGGCTGCCGGGCGCGCCGGGGGCCATCGTGGGCGACCGTCAGGGCCACCTGTATATCGCCCTGGTGGACCTGCGCCAGGGCAAGGGCGGTCCCCTGATCCGCAAGCTCGATGCCCAGGGCCGCGAGGTGCTGGCCTTCGGGGCCTACGGCTTGGCCGAGGGTGAACTGCTGCGCCCGGTGGGTCTCGCCATGATCGGCCAGGAACTATATGTCCTAGACGCCGAGTCGCACGCCGTGAGTGTGTTCACCGCCCAGGGCAAGTTCGTGCGGCGGTTCGGCGGGCGTGGCAGCGGTATGGGGCGGTTCGGGCAGCCGGCTGCCATCGCGGCGTCGCCGGCCGGCGAAGTCTACGTGCTCGACCACGGCAACTGCGAGGTGCAGCGCTTCACGGCGCAGGGCGAGTACCTCAGCCGCTACGCCTTCCGGCTCGACAAGGGCAGCGAGGGCCTGCGCCCCCTGGAGGGCCTGAGCGTGGACGCCGCCGGCAACGTGTACATCGTGGACAGTGTGGCGCGCAAGCTGCGCCGGGTAGGCGCCGACGGCAGCTCCGGCACGGCCTTCGCCCTGGAGACCCTGGTCGGCGAACCGGCCGACGCCACCTGGCTGCTTCAGGTCAGCGCGGAGGGACAGATCTACGCCGTGCGCCAGGGCGGACAGGTGCTGCGGACCTACTCGATGGCCGGCGACTTGTTGACCTCGCGTGACATGTACGCGCCCGTCATGGCGATGGCCCTGCTGGAACGTCCCCGGGCCGGCAGCCCGGCCCATGCCTGA
- a CDS encoding twin-arginine translocase TatA/TatE family subunit — protein sequence MPNLGPGEILVILIVALLVFGPRKLPDLGKSLGGALREFRRSTQGLKEDFDGAMRDAPAAQAQPAPAQPVTQVIAAQPQVVMAQAVTPQAVTPSEPRQG from the coding sequence ATGCCCAACCTCGGTCCCGGAGAAATCCTCGTCATTCTGATCGTCGCGCTGCTCGTATTCGGGCCGCGCAAACTGCCCGACCTCGGCAAGAGTCTGGGGGGGGCGCTGCGCGAGTTCCGCCGCAGCACCCAGGGCCTCAAGGAAGATTTCGACGGCGCCATGCGCGACGCGCCAGCTGCCCAGGCTCAGCCAGCTCCGGCCCAGCCCGTCACCCAGGTCATCGCCGCCCAGCCCCAGGTGGTCATGGCGCAGGCGGTCACACCCCAGGCCGTGACGCCCAGCGAGCCCCGCCAGGGCTGA